GAGACCACGTTGGGCGACATTCAGAAGAGAGTGGTCGGGGGAAACACGTGCAGTCCCACTGAAAGGCGATACCATGTCCGTTTGACAGCTAAAACTCCAACGAACGGATTGGAAAAGCTCTGTGGCAGCTCTCTGATCACCAACAGGTGGCTTCTAACCGCCGCTCGCTGTTGGCCTGCTGGACCAGAATGGAAGATGTATGCAGAAGTAGGTGGACATCCCGGCCCTGTGAAACCTCAAGTAGAAATCAAACAGAAGATGATACATACAGATAAGAAAGGAAAAACCCATGACATCATGCTACTGCAGTTACCAACTCCTGTTCCGGGAGCTATTCCAGGTCCTGGGGTTGATCCAATCCCTCTTGGTGATTGTACACAATTTTTGGCCAAACTTCGGGGGAAGACATCTAAACCAGAAGAGTTCCAAACAGTTCAGATTGCAGGCTATGATGCCACTACACCTGCTGCTCCTGACGCTGGGGTACCTGATGCTGAGgaccctgctgctgaggcacctgatgctgccaccaccagagTCCTACATTGTGCAGAGGTGGATGTTATGAAATGTGACGCCTCCGTGGCAAAGTCCCATCAAGACATCTTCTGTGCACAACGTGCCGGAGTGGAGACCTGTAGAAGTGACTCTGGAGCAGGTGTGGTGTATAAGAACCAGCTCTATGGTGTCTTCATCGCTGAGGACAATGGTGAAGAATGTTCTGCAGCGGCAATCATCATGGATGTCTGCAAGTACAAAGATTGGATAAAGAAGGTAACTGGAAAATAAAGAAGAAAACTGACCGTTTTCATTTGATTAACATCAAAAGCTGATTATTGTATCCTAATAAACCATAAAAGAGATCTCAGATTTACTCAATGTCATTGGTCTTGTTATAACTGTAGTGGGTTAATCCAGGATGTTGATAGTTTTTATCCCATTGTGGtcctgtatagtttagtacatcCCACTGTAACTCTGTCTGCCTGGACACACGAAGGCTGGTATTCAATCAAAGGTGTGTCGTTGACATCACACTGCACCATCCACAATATGCCATTTAATTCAAAGCAATTTAACAGATGTTTGCAGATATTGTATTCACAGTAAATGCTGCAAATGTTGTCTCAAACATAAATGACCTTTAAAAGTCATGTGCAGTGTGACTGTTGTCAATGCACCTTGGATTGAATCTCTGTTTTAAccaacacactgtctctggaCATTCATCAACAACACACTGTCTCTGAACATTCACCAacaacacactgtctctggaCATTCACCAacaacacactgtctctggaCATTCACCAACAACAGACTGTCTCTGGACATTCACCAACAACACATTAACTAggatactacttcagtaaaataATGAATGAACTAAATATACATTTAACACTAATAAACCTTTTACTGTTGACGATTAAAATGATTGGTTCTGGAATAAGCTGGTTGttttttgttctatgagatacaAAAATtggtccaaaatggcaccctatttcttatttactgcactacatttgaccaggtcccatatgTGTCTGGTAAaaagtgtactatacagggagtgccatttgggacattgcCATGTTCTGCCAGTCTTATAGTACAGCACCGTGACATGTATCTGTAGCTGTGAGTAAAGCATGTCTCCCTACATAGGGAGAATCCCCATAAGCACTGAGGTGAAATCAGACTGAGTCGGGTTGTTTGAGGCTACTCAAGCTGTAACTGACAGACACAATCAATTCCTGATGAAAAAGTCAACATAAAGAGGGAGAATTGTAAACAAAACCTTTGGCTGAGGCAAGAGGCTAAGATTGCTAATTCTCTACCCTTTTccaaaagtgtgcacttgttcctTCCCACTCATGCATTTAAAAACATTGGATTGGTGCAACCATGGCTGGAGGGAGTTTTCACCATATTCCTCACACCAGTCCATTCCTTTTAAATCCACGAGGGAAGTGTACAAGTGCACACTTCGGGAGAAACGTAGAGGATTGGACTGTAGCCTTTGATTCAGTCGAACATTCTTGAGCCAACCTCAAGACGAACTCAAACAAACATAAATAGCTCTTAAATGGGACAAATCAAGGTGGAAAAGAGAGTTCTACACTTATTCTGCCTTACTGTCTCTCTGTTACCACTCTTACCCCtgccttccccttctctcccccgcCCTTCCAACATTTCCATTTACTCCCCACACTTAGAGGGGTCATGATttgtaattctctctctctctctctctctctctctctctcaattcaattcaatttaaggggatttattggcatgggaaacatgtgttaacattgccaaagcaagtgaggtagataatatacaaaagtgaaataaacaataaaaattaacagtaaacattacaaatacagacgtttcaaaacaataaagacattacacatgtcatattatatatatatatatacagtgttgtaatgatgtacaaatggtttaagtacacaagggaaaataaatacgcataaatatgggttgtatttacaatggtgtttgttcttcactggttgcccttttcttgtggcaacaggtcacaaatcttgctgctatgatggcacactggaatttcatccagtagatatgggagtttatcaaaattgggtttgttttcgaattctttgtggatctgtgtaatctgagggaaatatgtctctcttatatggtcatacattgggcaggaggttaggaagtgcagctcagtttccacttcattttgtgggcagtgagtaCATAGTTCGTCTCTCTGTAggtggctttgttatggaaggtttgggaatcacttccttttaggtggttgtagaattgaacagctcttttctgggtTTTGATCATTGGAGGGTATTGGCctaaggaagtgattcccaaaccttccatgacaaagccatcacctacagagagatgaacctgcaGAAttgtcccctaagcaagctggtcctggggctctgttcacaaacacaaacacaccccacagagccccagggcagcaacacaattagacccaaccaaatcatgagaaaacaaaaagataattacttgacacattggaaagatttttttaaaaacagagtaaactagaatgctatttggccctaaacagagagtacacagtggcagaatacctgaccaatgtgactgacccaaaaataAGGAAATCTTGACTATGTACAGTTTCAGTGAGCATTGacctgctattgagaaaggccaccgtaggcagacctggctctcaagagaagacaggctatgtgcacactgcccacaaaatgaggtggaaactgagctgcacttcctaacttcctgccaaatgtatgaccatattagagacacgtaTTTCCCTCATTACACACTTTAGCTTTTTGTTGAACTGAATTGTTGAACTTCATCTGCATAATCTCCAGCACCagcccaacatcaacatatgtgaaaatagCGAGTTTCTATGTTTAGTAGTCAAAAAGACAGAGCACACttctgatagacttaaaggggcagtATGTAGTTGctacatttattatttttttaaataaattatatatattaatgtagagatataatttaatcgtactattatatgtagtagaaggTGATGGGTTaaaagaagcctacataaccaacccataaagtcaaATTTAACATTCATGTtatcacgccctggccttagttatctttgttttctttattattttggttaggtcagggtgtgacatgggggatttatgtgtttggcTTGTCTAGGCTTTTtagtagatttatggggttgtgttcattctaggtgtttatgtaagtctatggttgcctggattggttctcaatcagaggcaggtgtttatcgttgtctctgattgggtaccatatttaggcagccatattctttgggtattttgtgggtgattgtttcctgtgtcagtgtttgtgccacacgggactgtttcgttgtcAGTTCACTTTATTATTTTGTATCTGTGTTCATGTTTAggttttcttattaaaaaccatggacacctaccacgctgcgcattggtccgatccttgtttcacctcttcagaggaagaggaggaaatctgccgtgacacATGTACGGCCAGCTacgtaaactttaacattgatttatccggcaatagatgttgttcaattggcAATGTACATTTTTGTCTTTTTCTTTTATttcttttattttacctttatttaaccaggtaggctagttgagaacaagttctcatttacaattgcgacctggccaagataaagcaaagcagtttgacagatacaacaacacagagttacacatggagtaaaacaaacatacagtcaataataaggtataaacaagtctatatacaatgtgagcaaatgaggtgtgaagggaggtaaaggcaaaaaaggccttggtggcaaggtaaatacaatatagcaagtaaaacactggaatggtagttttgcaatggaagaatgtgcaaagtagaaatacaaataatggggtgcaaaggagcaaaataaataaataaattaaatacagttgggaaagaggcagttgatagggctaaattataggtgggctatgtacaggtgcagtaatctgtgagctgctctgacagttggtgcttaaagctagtgagggagataagtgtttccagtttcagagatttttgtacttcgttccagtcattggcagcagagaactggaaagagaggcggccaaagaaagaattggttttgggggtgactagagagatgtacctgctggagcgtgtgctacaggtgggagatgctatggtgaccagcgagctgagataatgggggactttacctagcagggtcttgtagatgacatggagccagtgggtttggcgacgagtatgaagcgagggccagccaacgagagcgtacaggtcgcaatggtgggtagtatatggggctttggtgacaaaacggattgcactgtgatagactgcatccaatttgttgagtagggtattggaggctattttgtaaattacatcgccaaagtcgaggattggtaggatggtcagttttacaagggtatgtttggcagcatgagtgaaggatgctttgttgcgaaataggaagccaattctagatttaactttggattggagatgtttgatatgggtctggaaggagagtttacagtctaaccagacacctaagtatttgtagttgtccacgtattctaagtcagagccgtccagagtagtgatgttggacaggcgggtaggtgcaggtagcgatcggttgaagagcatgcatttagttttacttgtatttaagagcaattggaggccacggaaggagagttgtatggcattgaagcttgcctggagggttgttaacacagtgtccaaagaagggccggaagtatacagaatggtgtcgtctgcgtagaggtggatcagagactcaccagcagcaagagcgacctcattgatgtatacagagaagagagtcggtccaagaattgaaccctgtggcacccccatagagactgccagaggtccggacaacagaccctccgatttgacacactgaactctatcagagaagtagttggtgaaccaggcgaggcaatcatttgagaaaccaaggctgttgagtctgccgatgaggatgtggtgattgacagagtcgaaagccttggccagatcaatgaatacggctgcacagtaatgtttcttatcgatggcggttaagatatcgtttaggaccttgagcgtggctgaggtgcacccatgaccagctctgaaaccagattgcatagcagagaaggtatggtgagattcaaaatggtcggtaatctgtttgttgacttggctttcgaagaccttagaaaggcatggtaggatagatataggtctgtagcagtttgggtcaagagtgtccccccctttgaagagggggatgaccgcagctgctttccaatctttgggaaatctcagacgacacgaaagagaggttgaacaggctagtaataggggtggcaacaatttcggcagatcattttagaaagaaagggtccagattgtctagcccggctgatttgtagcggtccagattttgcagctctttcagaacatcagctgaatggatttgggagaaggagaaatggggaaggcttgggcgagttgctgttgggggtgcagtgctgttgacaggggtaggagtagccaggtggaaagcatggccagccgtagaaaaatgcttattgaaattctcaattatggtggatttatcagtggtgacagtgtttcctatcttcagtgcagtgcagtgggcagctggaaggaggtgttcttattctccatggactttacagtgtcccagaactttttgagttagtgttgcaagaagcaaatttctgcttgaaaatgctagccttggcttttctaactgcctgtgtataatggtttctaacttccctgaacagctgcatatcacgggggctgttcgatgctaatgcagaacgccataggatgtttttgtgttggttaagggcagtcaggtctggggagaaccaagggctatatctgttcctggttctaaatttcttgaatggggcatgtttatttaagatggttaggaaggcattttaaaaaaatatccaggcatcctctactgacgggatgaggtcaatatccttccaggataccccggccaggtcgattagaaaggcctgctcgctgaagtgtttcagggagcgttttacagtgatgagaggaggtcgtttgaccgctgacccattacggatgcaggcaatgaggcagtgatcgctgagatcttggttgaagacagcagaggtgtatttagaggggaagttggttaggatgatatctatgagggtgcccatgtttaaggctttggggaggtacctggtaggttcattgataatttgtgtgagattgagggcatcaagtttagattgtaggatggctggggtgttaagcatgttccagtttaggtcgcctagcagcacgagctctgaagatagatggggggcaatcagttcacatatggtgtccagagcacagctgggggcagagggtggtctatagcaggcggcaacggtgagagacttgtttttagagaggtggatttttaaaagtagaagttcaaattgtttgggtacagacctggatagtaggacagaactctgcaggctatctttgcagtagattgcaacaccgccccctttggcagttctatcttgtctgaaaatgttgtagtttggaattaaaatgtctgaatttttggtggtcttcctaagccaggattcagacacagctagaacatccgggttggcagagtgtgctaaagcagtgaatagaacaaacttagggaggaggcttctaatgttaacatgcatgaaaccaaggctattacggttacagaagtcgtcaaaagagagcgcctggggaataggagtggagctaggcactgcagggcctggattcacctctacatcgccagaggaacataggaggagtagaataagggtgcgactaaaagcaataagaattggtcgtctagaacgtctggaacagagagtaaaaggaggtttctgggggcgataaaatagcatcaaggtataatgtacagacaaaggtaaggtaggatgtgaatacagtggaggtaaacctaggtattgagtgatgaagagagagatattgtctctagaaacatcattgaaaccaggagatgtcattgcatgtgtgggtggtggaactaataggttggataaggtatagtgagcaggactagaggctctacagtgaaataagccaataaacactaatcagaacagcaatggacaagacatattgacattaaggagaggcatgcttagtcgagtgatcaaaagggtccagtgagtggagaggttggttgagggtcacggcgatttagacagctagccaagcaaaccggtagcaagctagcataggatggagtctgttgttagccacctcttgcgttcggtcagtagattagtggggttccgtgtggtagaggggattaatccaaatcacacaacaacaacaaaaataagaacaatagatatagttatagaggcccgagaagaaaacataataataataaaaataaataaattgtccgattgtctattcagatagcagccggtaagacagctaatggttagcgggccgcagatgggcgttcaggtaacgtcgcgacggaggagccagccggatctccttcaggtagataacgtcggcagtccagttgtgaaggcccggtggggctccgcgtaggcagtaaaacgggtccggataggtgactgcagcccaggagtgaatgatggaactcaggagtgattgacggagctggctagcaccggaacaatcaatgtttgctccggaattgacgaaagccgactgtcacacggatagcagctagctagctgtgagatccgggtatgaatgtccagagagcagttgaaatccaggggcatggagagaaaaattggtccggtatgttccgttccgagccgcgctgcgccgtac
This sequence is a window from Oncorhynchus mykiss isolate Arlee chromosome 13, USDA_OmykA_1.1, whole genome shotgun sequence. Protein-coding genes within it:
- the LOC110494920 gene encoding kallikrein-8-like, translated to MKTMKILSGVLILSLMLAETTLGDIQKRVVGGNTCSPTERRYHVRLTAKTPTNGLEKLCGSSLITNRWLLTAARCWPAGPEWKMYAEVGGHPGPVKPQVEIKQKMIHTDKKGKTHDIMLLQLPTPVPGAIPGPGVDPIPLGDCTQFLAKLRGKTSKPEEFQTVQIAGYDATTPAAPDAGVPDAEDPAAEAPDAATTRVLHCAEVDVMKCDASVAKSHQDIFCAQRAGVETCRSDSGAGVVYKNQLYGVFIAEDNGEECSAAAIIMDVCKYKDWIKKVTGK